A region from the Sandaracinus amylolyticus genome encodes:
- the thrS gene encoding threonine--tRNA ligase, giving the protein MGTTTARAVLEAQNAMRPDVIAARATIDGREKIVDLHTPLPEGTPIKPIALDHPDALWVIRHSSSHVMADAVQRLFPGTKVAFGPATENGFYYDYDRPGGSFTEEDLRAIETKMAEIIAEDRPFEREEVTVDQARDILTRLGETYKLEHLERLAAMGEQISIYRHGDWVDLCEGPHVPSTKYLKAFQLTTVAGAYWRGDERNPMLQRIYGTAFANEKALRAYLKQLEEAKKRDHRKLGKELELVGFHPWAPASPFFLPRGASIYAKLVDYVRDLYVRFGYDEVVTPQIFDRELFLTSGHLPAYSENMFLAATRENIEDVIEHLGKEALGNAKDIEKALEEKIRFGIKPMNCPGHCLLYGMQRRSYRELPMRVADFGRLHRFERSGVTQGLTRVRTFCQDDAHIFCTLDQAQGEIESFIDLVYAVYQDFGFAEVRVVIATRPDERLGSDEVWDRAEKALIAGVQAKKLDYSIAEGEGAFYGPKIEFHLKDAIGRSWQLGTMQVDFNLPERFDLTYVGEDNTQHRPVMLHRAILGSIERFMGVLIEHVSGAFPTWLAPEQIALLTVSEKFEPYAREVQQLLTREGFRVKIDLSSDKLGAKIRNARLMRIPFLGVIGEKEVEGRGLAIRSRDEDKDLGFVALDQVIARLRHESRPPSLRPSPAGE; this is encoded by the coding sequence ATGGGAACGACGACTGCTCGCGCCGTGCTCGAGGCGCAGAACGCGATGCGCCCCGACGTGATCGCGGCGCGCGCGACGATCGACGGCCGCGAGAAGATCGTCGACCTCCACACGCCGCTGCCCGAGGGCACGCCGATCAAGCCGATCGCGCTCGATCACCCCGACGCGCTCTGGGTCATCCGCCACTCGTCGTCGCACGTGATGGCCGACGCGGTGCAGCGGCTCTTCCCGGGCACCAAGGTCGCGTTCGGTCCCGCGACGGAGAACGGCTTCTACTACGACTACGATCGCCCCGGCGGCTCGTTCACCGAGGAGGATCTCCGCGCCATCGAGACGAAGATGGCGGAGATCATCGCCGAGGATCGTCCGTTCGAGCGCGAAGAGGTCACGGTCGATCAGGCGCGCGACATCCTCACGCGCCTCGGCGAGACGTACAAGCTCGAGCACCTCGAGCGCCTCGCCGCGATGGGCGAGCAGATCTCGATCTACCGCCACGGCGACTGGGTCGATCTCTGCGAGGGCCCGCACGTCCCGAGCACGAAGTACCTCAAGGCGTTCCAGCTCACGACGGTCGCGGGCGCGTACTGGCGCGGCGACGAGCGGAACCCGATGCTCCAGCGCATCTACGGCACCGCCTTCGCGAACGAGAAGGCGCTGCGCGCCTACCTCAAGCAGCTCGAGGAAGCGAAGAAGCGCGATCACCGCAAGCTCGGCAAGGAGCTCGAGCTCGTCGGCTTCCACCCGTGGGCGCCCGCGTCGCCGTTCTTCCTGCCGCGCGGCGCATCGATCTACGCGAAGCTCGTCGACTACGTGCGCGACCTCTACGTGCGCTTCGGCTACGACGAGGTCGTCACGCCGCAGATCTTCGATCGCGAGCTCTTCCTCACGTCGGGCCATCTGCCCGCGTACTCGGAGAACATGTTCCTCGCCGCGACGCGCGAGAACATCGAGGACGTGATCGAGCACCTCGGCAAGGAAGCGCTCGGCAACGCGAAGGACATCGAGAAGGCGCTCGAGGAGAAGATCCGCTTCGGCATCAAGCCGATGAACTGCCCCGGGCACTGCCTCCTCTACGGCATGCAGCGCCGCAGCTACCGCGAGCTGCCGATGCGCGTCGCGGACTTCGGTCGACTGCATCGCTTCGAGCGCAGCGGCGTCACCCAGGGCCTCACGCGCGTCCGCACGTTCTGCCAGGACGACGCCCACATCTTCTGCACGCTCGATCAGGCGCAGGGCGAGATCGAGTCGTTCATCGATCTCGTGTACGCGGTCTACCAGGACTTCGGCTTCGCCGAGGTGCGCGTGGTGATCGCGACGCGCCCCGACGAGCGCCTCGGCTCGGACGAGGTCTGGGATCGCGCGGAGAAGGCGCTGATCGCCGGCGTGCAGGCGAAGAAGCTGGACTACTCGATCGCCGAGGGTGAAGGCGCGTTCTACGGCCCCAAGATCGAGTTCCACTTGAAGGACGCGATCGGACGCAGCTGGCAGCTCGGGACCATGCAGGTCGACTTCAACCTGCCCGAGCGCTTCGACCTCACCTACGTCGGCGAGGACAACACGCAGCACCGTCCCGTGATGCTGCACCGCGCGATCCTCGGCTCGATCGAGCGCTTCATGGGCGTGCTGATCGAGCACGTCTCGGGCGCGTTCCCGACGTGGCTCGCGCCCGAGCAGATCGCGCTGCTCACGGTGAGCGAGAAGTTCGAGCCGTACGCGCGCGAGGTGCAGCAGCTCCTCACGCGCGAGGGCTTCCGCGTGAAGATCGATCTCTCGAGCGACAAGCTCGGCGCGAAGATCCGCAACGCGCGCCTGATGCGCATCCCGTTCCTCGGCGTGATCGGCGAGAAGGAAGTCGAAGGTCGCGGCCTCGCGATCCGCTCGCGCGACGAGGACAAGGACCTCGGCTTCGTGGCGCTCGATCAGGTGATCGCGCGCCTTCGACACGAGTCGCGTCCCCCCTCGCTCCGCCCCTCGCCGGCCGGGGAGTGA
- a CDS encoding NAD-dependent epimerase/dehydratase family protein, which yields MRVFVTGASGFVGGHLVEHLVRKGHDVRAMARSDRSAELARRYGATPVRCDLDDVRPEHLAECDAVIHAAARAEEWGTKDEFERANVDGTTRVLEAARRAGVRRFVHVGTEAAIFAGRDLVDVDERAPYPTSSPYLYGVTKAEAERRVLAASAPGFETLSIRPRLVWGTRDTTVLPAVLRMAETGRFAWLDGGRVRTSATHVHNIAHALELALTRGRPGNAYFVADAETHTMRDFLSQLADAAAGVELGTRNVPSSLARPLARVVESVWRTLGLRSTPPMTRFAIDMMSSTVTVSTKKARDELGYAPIVTYQDGLEELRAERRKARSTTTTASVPAS from the coding sequence ATGCGCGTCTTCGTCACCGGAGCTTCGGGGTTCGTCGGCGGTCACCTGGTCGAGCACCTCGTGCGGAAGGGCCACGACGTGCGCGCGATGGCGCGTTCGGATCGCAGCGCGGAGCTGGCTCGTCGCTATGGCGCGACGCCGGTGCGCTGTGATCTCGACGACGTGCGCCCCGAGCACCTCGCGGAGTGCGACGCGGTGATCCACGCGGCCGCGCGCGCGGAGGAGTGGGGCACGAAGGACGAGTTCGAGCGCGCGAACGTCGACGGCACGACGCGCGTGCTCGAGGCTGCTCGCCGCGCCGGCGTGCGCCGCTTCGTGCACGTCGGCACCGAGGCGGCGATCTTCGCGGGGCGCGATCTCGTCGACGTCGACGAGCGCGCGCCGTACCCGACGTCGAGCCCGTACCTCTACGGCGTCACGAAGGCCGAGGCCGAGCGCCGCGTGCTCGCGGCGAGCGCGCCCGGGTTCGAGACGCTCTCGATCCGCCCGCGCCTCGTGTGGGGCACGCGCGACACGACGGTGCTGCCGGCGGTGCTGCGCATGGCGGAGACCGGTCGGTTCGCGTGGCTCGACGGAGGCCGCGTGCGGACGTCGGCCACGCACGTCCACAACATCGCGCACGCGCTGGAGCTCGCGCTCACGAGAGGTCGTCCAGGGAACGCGTACTTCGTGGCCGACGCCGAGACGCACACGATGCGCGACTTCCTCTCGCAGCTCGCCGATGCCGCCGCGGGTGTGGAGCTGGGCACGCGCAACGTGCCGTCGTCGCTCGCGCGTCCGCTCGCGCGCGTCGTCGAGTCGGTGTGGCGCACGCTCGGCCTGCGCAGCACGCCCCCGATGACGAGGTTCGCGATCGACATGATGTCGAGCACGGTCACGGTGAGCACGAAGAAGGCCCGCGACGAGCTCGGCTACGCGCCGATCGTGACGTACCAGGACGGCCTCGAAGAGCTCCGCGCGGAGCGCAGGAAGGCGCGCTCCACGACGACGACGGCGAGCGTGCCGGCCTCTTAG
- a CDS encoding LysR family transcriptional regulator, whose product MDARSSFAMLTAAPELAGIDLNLLVVLDALLAERNVTRAARRLGLTQPSTSHALSRLRELLGDPLLVRVGRAMHTTPRADALAPALARTLADVRRLLQVEPAFDPATSQRAFTVACPDLLAPQVPAIVARMQREAPHCGLELRPPIAGDDTTALGAGGIDLALAPAPREGTGLVQRALGTVRWGVLARRGHPALRRRTITREAWLAHPHVVVRTGSASPSAVGVAIERLGLERRVGLVVPGFLLVPRVVASTDMLAAVPRELVVDVAREMDLVVVDVPIPIGAIPVAALWHERFHADAGHRWMRGVIVEELTRALRS is encoded by the coding sequence ATGGATGCGCGAAGCTCGTTCGCGATGCTCACCGCCGCGCCGGAGCTCGCCGGGATCGATCTGAACCTGCTCGTCGTGCTCGACGCGCTGCTCGCCGAGCGCAACGTGACGCGCGCCGCACGACGGCTGGGGCTCACCCAGCCGAGCACGAGCCACGCGCTCTCGCGGCTGCGCGAGCTGCTCGGCGATCCGCTGCTCGTGCGCGTCGGACGCGCGATGCACACGACGCCGCGCGCCGACGCGCTCGCCCCCGCGCTGGCCCGCACGCTCGCCGACGTGCGCCGTCTGCTCCAGGTCGAGCCCGCGTTCGATCCCGCGACGTCGCAGCGCGCGTTCACCGTCGCGTGCCCCGATCTGCTCGCGCCTCAGGTGCCGGCGATCGTCGCGCGCATGCAGCGCGAGGCGCCTCACTGTGGGCTCGAGCTGCGTCCTCCGATCGCCGGCGACGACACGACGGCGCTCGGCGCGGGCGGCATCGATCTCGCGCTCGCGCCCGCGCCGCGCGAGGGAACGGGGCTGGTGCAGCGCGCGCTCGGCACCGTGCGCTGGGGCGTGCTCGCGAGGCGCGGTCACCCGGCCCTGCGGCGTCGGACGATCACGCGCGAGGCGTGGCTCGCGCATCCGCACGTCGTCGTGCGCACCGGCAGCGCGTCGCCCAGCGCGGTGGGCGTCGCGATCGAGCGGCTGGGGCTCGAGCGGCGCGTGGGCCTCGTGGTGCCGGGGTTCCTGCTCGTGCCGCGCGTCGTCGCGTCCACGGACATGCTCGCGGCGGTGCCGCGCGAGCTCGTGGTCGACGTCGCGCGCGAGATGGATCTCGTCGTCGTCGATGTGCCGATCCCGATCGGCGCGATCCCGGTCGCGGCGCTCTGGCACGAGCGCTTCCACGCGGACGCCGGGCATCGCTGGATGCGCGGCGTGATCGTCGAAGAGCTGACGCGCGCGCTGCGATCGTGA
- a CDS encoding rhomboid family intramembrane serine protease yields MTLTVVIANVLVMGLMIASGVGAMAPTAQSLLGWGANFGPYTLGGQWWRLVTACFVHAGLIHLAFNMYVLWDLGRLTERVYGALGFSLVYLVAGIGGSLASVSINPVGVSVGASGAVFGVAGAFLAFLVRNRGRIDPHVSAHLRRSLVTFVLINLALGFTLPGIDMAAHVGGLVMGFLTGLLATPTVTREGPQRAYWAYPVVAAVGAAMCGIAWLGVPLMR; encoded by the coding sequence GTGACGCTCACCGTCGTGATCGCCAACGTGCTCGTGATGGGCCTGATGATCGCGAGCGGTGTGGGCGCGATGGCGCCGACCGCGCAGTCGCTGCTCGGCTGGGGCGCGAACTTCGGGCCCTACACGCTCGGGGGTCAGTGGTGGCGCCTGGTCACCGCGTGCTTCGTGCACGCGGGGCTGATCCACCTCGCGTTCAACATGTACGTGCTCTGGGATCTCGGGCGCCTCACCGAGCGCGTGTACGGCGCGCTCGGGTTCTCGCTCGTCTATCTCGTCGCGGGCATCGGCGGCAGCCTCGCGAGCGTGAGCATCAACCCGGTGGGCGTGAGCGTCGGCGCGTCGGGCGCGGTGTTCGGCGTCGCGGGCGCGTTCCTCGCGTTCCTCGTGCGCAACCGTGGCCGCATCGATCCGCACGTCTCGGCGCACCTGCGGCGCAGCCTGGTCACGTTCGTGCTCATCAACCTCGCGCTCGGCTTCACGCTGCCGGGGATCGACATGGCCGCGCACGTCGGAGGGCTCGTGATGGGCTTCCTCACCGGCCTGCTCGCCACGCCGACGGTCACGCGCGAGGGCCCGCAGCGCGCGTACTGGGCGTATCCCGTGGTCGCCGCGGTCGGGGCTGCGATGTGCGGCATCGCGTGGCTCGGCGTGCCGCTGATGCGCTGA
- a CDS encoding 3-deoxy-7-phosphoheptulonate synthase class II produces MTGSKRDTTAPKPSTAPRGWHPDSWREFPVAQGITYPDPAKLAAAVETLRNMPPLVTSWEIERLKKHLADAQEGRRFILQGGDCAETLADTRPRVISAKLKILMQMSLVLVHGSMKPVVRIGRIAGQYAKPRSQPTERGKLADGREVELPNYFGDLVNRAEFTPEARAADPQLLLAGYQHAALTLNFVRSLTEGGFADLHHPEQWDLAFFENAVLPGTLREEYQRTSRQLSEALRFMEALGEKTIDDLTRVEFYTSHEGLNLEYESAQTRTVPRRDQWYDLTTHLPWIGERTRQLDGAHVEFFRGIANPVGVKISASAKPDEVLRLIETLSPDDEPGKIVLITRMGVRRAADALPGLLSAIKASGRRVLWICDPMHGNTQTTSSGRKTRDFGDILREIEITMDAHAAAGTVMGGVHFELTGEDVTECVGGAAGITEGDLEMNYATACDPRLNYRQALEMAFSIARKLRNR; encoded by the coding sequence ATGACCGGCAGCAAGCGCGACACGACCGCCCCGAAGCCCTCCACCGCTCCGCGCGGCTGGCACCCCGATTCGTGGCGTGAGTTCCCCGTCGCGCAGGGCATCACGTACCCGGATCCGGCGAAGCTCGCGGCCGCGGTCGAGACGCTGCGCAACATGCCGCCGCTCGTGACGTCGTGGGAGATCGAGCGCCTCAAGAAGCACCTCGCCGACGCGCAGGAGGGCCGGCGCTTCATCCTGCAGGGCGGCGACTGCGCCGAGACGCTCGCGGACACGCGGCCGCGCGTCATCAGCGCGAAGCTGAAGATCCTGATGCAGATGTCGCTCGTGCTGGTGCACGGCTCGATGAAGCCGGTGGTCCGCATCGGGCGCATCGCGGGGCAGTACGCGAAGCCGCGCAGCCAGCCGACCGAGCGCGGCAAGCTCGCCGACGGGCGCGAGGTCGAGCTGCCGAACTACTTCGGGGATCTCGTCAATCGCGCGGAATTCACGCCCGAGGCGCGCGCGGCGGATCCGCAGCTCTTGCTCGCGGGCTACCAGCACGCCGCGCTCACGCTGAACTTCGTGCGCTCGCTGACCGAGGGCGGCTTCGCCGATCTGCATCACCCCGAGCAGTGGGACCTCGCGTTCTTCGAGAACGCGGTGCTGCCCGGGACGTTGCGCGAGGAGTACCAGCGCACGAGCCGTCAGCTTTCGGAGGCGCTGCGCTTCATGGAGGCGCTCGGCGAGAAGACGATCGACGACCTCACGCGCGTCGAGTTCTACACGAGCCACGAGGGCTTGAACCTCGAGTACGAGTCGGCGCAGACGCGCACCGTGCCGCGCCGTGATCAGTGGTACGACCTGACGACGCACCTTCCGTGGATCGGCGAGCGCACGCGCCAGCTCGACGGCGCGCACGTCGAGTTCTTCCGCGGCATCGCGAACCCGGTCGGCGTGAAGATCAGCGCGAGCGCGAAGCCCGACGAGGTGCTCCGGCTGATCGAGACGCTCAGCCCCGACGACGAGCCGGGCAAGATCGTGCTGATCACGCGCATGGGCGTGCGGCGCGCGGCGGACGCGCTTCCGGGGCTGCTCTCGGCGATCAAGGCGTCGGGACGTCGCGTGCTGTGGATCTGCGATCCGATGCACGGCAACACGCAGACGACGTCGAGCGGGCGCAAGACGCGCGACTTCGGCGACATCCTGCGCGAGATCGAGATCACGATGGACGCGCACGCGGCGGCGGGCACCGTGATGGGCGGCGTGCACTTCGAGCTGACCGGCGAGGACGTGACCGAGTGCGTCGGCGGCGCGGCGGGCATCACCGAGGGCGACCTCGAGATGAACTACGCGACGGCGTGCGATCCGCGGCTCAACTACCGTCAGGCGCTCGAGATGGCGTTCTCGATCGCGCGCAAGCTGCGCAACCGTTAG
- a CDS encoding M48 family metalloprotease: protein MGSEAIEAVRAVLPWWVGIGALVWVPLAALVSFVGAHVGVSLALLAARGTPGDAHWTERARRAWPARVVASSAPMLCAIVLGVTAGVVAGPLSYLRGGALGVLVGIAAFAGAYPQLGRVERRIGRRVVPLRERLAGQVFVFLAMYPHVLIVLVGGALMPAEPLPAAVVAAVIFAMLVAVALGAGLRVAVALGLARPADARITTIVDACAEKVGVRAKRTWVVRWPMVNALAFPRTAELAFTEHAVRELSDEEIAGVTAHELGHLGEPRSVVLARSVALVALYPLALIRPLMHAFGRGDAIRGLLVLLGLVLVALVVSRVVQRIARRMEERADAIAHAHEDDEGSYARALERIYELNLAPAVTRVAKPVHPHLYDRLVGAGLTPSYPRPAAPPRAAQTIGTLAVLFVITAGSVGWTTALALAEPGPGPPPAWIVALRGGPTDDLGEHAYARWDAGDLEGALPFYRALIELEPDIAHWPLETARLASWLERCDDAQAALEIARSRIETVDPAAQGLEVSIAAVEACFARRGLAR from the coding sequence TTGGGCTCCGAGGCGATCGAGGCGGTTCGCGCGGTCCTGCCCTGGTGGGTCGGGATCGGCGCGCTCGTGTGGGTGCCGCTCGCGGCGCTCGTGTCGTTCGTGGGCGCGCACGTCGGCGTGTCGCTGGCGCTGCTCGCGGCGCGTGGGACGCCGGGCGACGCGCACTGGACCGAGCGCGCGCGTCGCGCGTGGCCGGCGCGCGTGGTCGCGTCGAGCGCGCCGATGCTCTGCGCGATCGTGCTCGGTGTGACGGCGGGCGTGGTCGCGGGGCCGCTCTCGTACCTGCGCGGCGGGGCGCTCGGCGTGCTCGTCGGGATCGCGGCGTTCGCGGGCGCGTACCCGCAGCTCGGTCGCGTGGAGCGCCGCATCGGGAGGCGCGTGGTGCCGCTGCGCGAGCGTCTCGCGGGACAGGTCTTCGTGTTCCTCGCGATGTACCCGCACGTGCTGATCGTGCTCGTCGGCGGCGCGCTGATGCCGGCGGAGCCGCTGCCCGCCGCGGTCGTCGCGGCGGTGATCTTCGCGATGCTCGTGGCGGTCGCGCTGGGCGCGGGGCTGCGCGTCGCGGTCGCGCTCGGGCTCGCGCGCCCTGCCGACGCGCGGATCACGACGATCGTCGACGCGTGCGCGGAGAAGGTCGGCGTGCGCGCGAAGCGCACGTGGGTGGTGCGCTGGCCGATGGTCAACGCGCTCGCGTTCCCGCGCACCGCGGAGCTCGCGTTCACCGAGCACGCGGTGCGCGAGCTCAGTGACGAGGAGATCGCCGGCGTCACCGCGCACGAGCTCGGCCACCTCGGCGAGCCGCGCAGCGTGGTGCTCGCGCGGTCGGTCGCGCTCGTGGCGCTGTACCCGCTCGCGCTGATCCGTCCGCTGATGCACGCGTTCGGGCGCGGCGACGCGATCCGCGGCTTGCTCGTGCTCCTCGGGCTCGTGCTGGTGGCGCTCGTCGTGAGCCGCGTGGTGCAGCGCATCGCGCGCCGCATGGAGGAGCGCGCCGACGCGATCGCGCACGCGCACGAGGACGACGAGGGGAGCTACGCGCGCGCGCTCGAGCGCATCTACGAGCTGAACCTCGCGCCGGCGGTGACGCGCGTGGCGAAGCCGGTGCACCCGCACCTCTACGATCGGCTCGTCGGCGCAGGGCTCACGCCGAGCTATCCGCGGCCCGCGGCGCCGCCGCGCGCGGCGCAGACGATCGGCACGCTCGCGGTGCTCTTCGTGATCACCGCGGGGAGCGTGGGGTGGACGACCGCGCTCGCGCTCGCGGAGCCCGGCCCAGGGCCACCGCCCGCGTGGATCGTCGCGCTGCGTGGCGGTCCGACCGACGATCTCGGCGAGCACGCCTACGCGCGCTGGGACGCCGGCGATCTCGAGGGCGCCCTGCCGTTCTATCGCGCGCTGATCGAGCTCGAGCCGGACATCGCGCACTGGCCGCTCGAGACGGCGCGGCTCGCGTCGTGGCTCGAGCGCTGCGACGACGCGCAGGCCGCGCTCGAGATCGCTCGGTCACGCATCGAGACCGTCGACCCCGCGGCCCAGGGGCTCGAGGTCTCGATCGCCGCCGTCGAGGCGTGCTTCGCGCGCCGCGGGCTCGCGCGGTAG
- a CDS encoding sensor histidine kinase, with the protein MRALRQRVSLKIGVAVATLVVLVALGLWLVFRLTLLVYGEELRARLVQPGLALSIAIVRAGNADDASLRRELGDVEGFCIALYDHDGVLFARSRDDQPDVPERLDARMRELADATPGRPRSIGAQRLDAPTEMIARVEGAGRAAYLGVFEHSAAATFTAVRMRTLSIIVVMLALFALGVTAMLAHRIRHGIRSTQRVVHAIAGGALDRRLPAAGDDELGALVRDFNRMADRVEDLVATLRREEARKRALFAAFTHEINTPLTSVLGYLESLRMDDVDADPETRRRYVEVAYEQALALDALADDLETLSRLEHDGMSLERAPHDLLAIARCEIDALAPRAKDASVTVRAEGHGVIADVDRRRVGQVIRNLLDNAIRHSRAGGAVLVEVGRDARGDASVVVRDEGEGIAEEHLARIGEPLFRVDPSRARGTGGRGLGLAIARGIAQTHGGTLELRSTLAVGTEARLSLPREPAAREARLDGGDRDLEPLGRGVDGLDA; encoded by the coding sequence GTGAGGGCGCTGCGCCAGCGCGTGTCGCTCAAGATCGGCGTCGCGGTCGCGACGCTGGTCGTGCTCGTCGCGCTCGGTCTCTGGCTCGTGTTCCGCCTGACGCTGCTGGTCTACGGCGAGGAGCTGCGCGCGCGGCTCGTGCAGCCCGGGCTCGCGCTCTCGATCGCGATCGTGCGCGCGGGGAACGCGGACGACGCGTCGCTGCGCCGTGAGCTGGGAGACGTCGAGGGCTTCTGCATCGCGCTCTACGATCACGACGGCGTGCTCTTCGCGCGCTCGCGCGACGATCAGCCCGACGTGCCCGAGCGCCTCGACGCGCGCATGCGGGAGCTCGCCGACGCGACGCCGGGACGACCGCGCTCGATCGGCGCGCAGCGGCTCGACGCGCCCACCGAGATGATCGCGCGCGTCGAGGGCGCGGGGCGCGCCGCGTACCTCGGCGTGTTCGAGCACAGCGCGGCGGCGACGTTCACGGCCGTGCGGATGCGTACGCTGAGCATCATCGTCGTGATGCTCGCGCTCTTCGCGCTCGGCGTGACCGCGATGCTCGCGCACCGCATCCGCCACGGCATCCGGAGCACGCAGCGCGTCGTGCACGCGATCGCCGGAGGCGCGCTCGATCGCCGGCTGCCCGCCGCGGGCGACGACGAGCTCGGTGCGCTGGTGCGCGACTTCAACCGCATGGCGGATCGCGTGGAGGATCTCGTCGCCACGCTGCGTCGCGAGGAAGCGCGCAAGCGCGCGCTGTTCGCCGCGTTCACCCACGAGATCAACACGCCGCTCACGAGCGTGCTCGGGTACCTCGAGTCGCTCCGGATGGACGACGTCGACGCGGATCCCGAGACGCGCCGTCGCTACGTCGAGGTCGCGTACGAGCAGGCGCTCGCGCTCGACGCGCTCGCCGACGATCTCGAGACCCTCTCGCGGCTCGAGCACGACGGCATGTCGCTCGAGCGCGCGCCCCACGATCTGCTCGCGATCGCCCGCTGCGAGATCGACGCGCTCGCGCCGCGCGCGAAGGACGCGTCGGTGACCGTGCGCGCGGAAGGACACGGCGTCATCGCGGACGTCGATCGACGGCGCGTCGGACAGGTGATCCGCAACCTGCTCGACAACGCGATCCGCCACTCGCGCGCGGGCGGCGCCGTGCTCGTCGAGGTCGGTCGCGACGCGCGGGGAGACGCGAGCGTCGTGGTGCGCGACGAGGGCGAAGGGATCGCGGAGGAGCATCTCGCGCGCATCGGTGAGCCGCTCTTCCGCGTCGATCCGTCGCGCGCGCGCGGCACCGGAGGGCGCGGGCTCGGCCTCGCCATCGCGCGCGGCATCGCGCAGACGCACGGCGGCACGCTCGAGCTGCGGAGCACGCTCGCCGTCGGCACCGAGGCGCGCCTCTCGCTACCGCGCGAGCCCGCGGCGCGCGAAGCACGCCTCGACGGCGGCGATCGAGACCTCGAGCCCCTGGGCCGCGGGGTCGACGGTCTCGATGCGTGA
- a CDS encoding response regulator transcription factor: MASILVVEDEGPIATLVADHLQRAGHRVAIARDGDEALAKHAAEPADLLVLDVMLPRRSGLEVCGAIRRGGGAQPVVLMLTARSGEEDAVAGFEAGADDYVRKPFGVAELVRRVGALLALAGRPRAPAPASTIEIAGMRIDLASRSVRVRSGEVRLTPKEFDLLAHLAQHPSRVLEREDLLAEVWGYRHAGYARTVDSHVTRVRKKLAAAGLVGDPITTVHGVGYRFEPQRFEPQRSDRHEDA; the protein is encoded by the coding sequence GTGGCGAGCATCCTGGTGGTGGAGGACGAAGGGCCGATCGCGACGTTGGTGGCAGACCATCTCCAGCGCGCGGGACACCGGGTGGCGATCGCACGCGACGGAGACGAGGCGCTCGCGAAGCACGCGGCCGAGCCTGCGGACCTGCTCGTCCTCGACGTGATGCTCCCGCGGAGGAGCGGCCTCGAGGTCTGCGGCGCGATCCGGCGCGGCGGTGGCGCGCAGCCGGTCGTGCTCATGCTCACTGCGCGCAGCGGTGAAGAGGACGCGGTCGCCGGCTTCGAAGCGGGCGCCGACGACTACGTGCGCAAACCGTTCGGCGTCGCGGAGCTGGTGCGTCGTGTCGGTGCGTTGCTCGCGCTCGCGGGACGGCCACGCGCGCCCGCGCCCGCGTCGACGATCGAGATCGCGGGGATGCGGATCGATCTCGCGTCGCGTTCGGTGCGCGTTCGCAGCGGCGAAGTTCGTTTGACCCCCAAGGAATTCGATCTGCTCGCGCATCTCGCGCAGCACCCGTCGCGCGTGCTCGAGCGCGAGGATCTCCTCGCGGAGGTGTGGGGCTATCGACACGCGGGCTATGCGCGCACCGTGGACTCGCACGTGACGCGGGTGCGCAAGAAGCTCGCGGCCGCGGGGCTCGTCGGCGATCCGATCACGACCGTGCACGGCGTCGGCTATCGCTTCGAGCCGCAGCGCTTCGAGCCGCAGCGCTCGGATCGACACGAGGACGCGTGA